A genomic window from Prunus persica cultivar Lovell chromosome G2, Prunus_persica_NCBIv2, whole genome shotgun sequence includes:
- the LOC18786731 gene encoding uncharacterized protein LOC18786731 — translation MNPHKTEDLFHHHFHHHHHDLGPPPSQIMQSPPSISLNPDDVVLDDPVFPPLPEIDLFRSSSSSPSHSSDENDDVPNPNPNRPDPNSDPKSQPFYISPEPHISTQFYTFNPESHSLMIKCLLEGRLANPAEIRAATPRPVLKSWRVVWKDRNEDTAYVTAWKRIQDKLAAHVDQNGNEFLCFKNNNQQFVSHINQWQDIVMSFHSDTDLKHLALKETIDRIKQVWTVGAKFYGIPESYIRVCVAACPVCSSENSGLSGRSKRRRFEYTESFDVPAKEVPTRLQQLAAKHKVVLCIRQKYIRYKPFMAEVKDYACHRAGEPAAKKSKILKREPYASKRCGCGFRIRAIVPIANYNEKDKTFVYQEEGMAVFKLYAVHSGHEPGPLDGNARIMHRVVGHKGGLLMDQDTVYGVSEELDNDGFGLLGKDEGDMQFLVLQQVQELRAEVGQLEEKIVKLPQELLGSVSRDLFDLVNKVRQIGEESSKPMDLLPDKTLADDILVGDNDLAHWSDHHHERLYGDGKDADLIEDDEDSFGRTLGDAVPWEQLRADCRSPKDLIGDPCKPEKWLRCSDFDEKSILNCEDTKLTKSLRHDEGIAGDVGLVGIQVDSFYQGSSKWFDSPCGLDPGADCGDSAFRNGEIV, via the coding sequence ATGAATCCTCACAAGACAGAAGATCTCTTCCACCATCAtttccatcaccaccaccatgaTCTGGGGCCACCACCTTCCCAGATCATGCAATCTCCGCCGTCGATTTCCCTCAACCCCGACGACGTCGTCCTCGACGACCCCGTCTTCCCCCCTCTCCCCGAAATCGACCTCTTCCgctcatcctcctcctccccttCTCACTCCTCCGACGAAAACGACGACGTCCCAAACCCTAACCCCAACCGCCCCGACCCCAATTCCGACCCGAAATCCCAACCCTTTTACATCTCCCCGGAGCCCCACATCTCGACCCAGTTCTACACCTTCAACCCGGAGTCCCATTCCCTCATGATCAAGTGCCTTCTCGAGGGCCGCCTCGCCAACCCGGCCGAGATCCGGGCCGCCACGCCCCGACCCGTTCTCAAGTCCTGGCGGGTCGTCTGGAAGGACCGCAACGAGGACACCGCTTACGTCACCGCATGGAAGCGCATCCAGGACAAGCTCGCCGCCCATGTCGACCAAAACGGTAACGAATTCTTGTGTTTCAAGAACAACAACCAGCAATTTGTTTCGCACATTAATCAGTGGCAGGACATTGTTATGAGTTTTCATAGCGACACTGACTTGAAACACTTGGCGTTGAAGGAAACCATTGATAGGATTAAGCAGGTTTGGACTGTAGGTGCTAAGTTTTATGGCATTCCTGAGAGTTACATTAGGGTTTGTGTTGCTGCTTGCCCTGTGTGCTCCTCGGAGAATTCAGGCCTCTCCGGGAGGAGCAAAAGGCGGCGTTTTGAGTATACTGAGTCCTTTGATGTGCCTGCTAAAGAGGTGCCCACTAGGCTTCAGCAATTGGCTGCTAAGCATAAGGTGGTGTTGTGTATAAGGCAGAAGTATATTAGGTACAAGCCCTTTATGGCTGAGGTTAAGGACTATGCTTGTCATAGGGCAGGGGAGCCTGCAGCTAAGAAGTCGAAGATTTTGAAGAGGGAGCCCTATGCTTCTAAAAGGTGTGGCTGCGGGTTTCGAATTAGGGCCATTGTTCCAATTGCGAATTACAATGAGAAGGACAAGACTTTTGTGTATCAGGAAGAGGGGATGGCGGTGTTTAAGCTGTATGCTGTGCATTCTGGGCATGAGCCAGGTCCGTTGGATGGGAATGCAAGGATTATGCATCGAGTTGTGGGGCACAAAGGTGGGCTTTTGATGGATCAGGATACTGTGTACGGTGTGAGTGAGGAATTGGACAATGATGGGTTTGGGCTGTTGGGGAAGGACGAAGGGGACATGcagtttttggttttgcagCAGGTGCAGGAATTGAGAGCTGAAGTTGGGCAGTTGGAAGAGAAAATTGTGAAATTGCCGCAAGAGCTTTTGGGTTCAGTGTCTCGGGATTTGTTTGATCTTGTGAATAAAGTTAGACAAATAGGAGAGGAGAGTTCGAAGCCAATGGATTTGCTACCGGACAAGACGCTTGCAGATGATATTTTGGTTGGGGATAATGATTTGGCACATTGGAGTGATCACCATCACGAACGTTTATATGGAGATGGCAAGGACGCTGATTTGATCGAGGATGATGAAGACAGTTTTGGGCGAACTCTTGGGGATGCTGTCCCCTGGGAACAGCTGAGGGCAGACTGTAGGAGTCCGAAGGATCTGATAGGTGACCCTTGCAAGCCAGAAAAGTGGTTGAGATGCAGTGACTTTGATGAGAAGAGCATCCTTAATTGCGAGGATACTAAACTAACCAAGTCCTTAAGACATGATGAGGGTATAGCAGGAGATGTAGGTCTTGTTGGTATTCAGGTTGATAGCTTCTATCAAGGGAGTTCTAAATGGTTTGATTCTCCTTGTGGATTGGACCCAGGTGCAGATTGTGGGGATAGTGCATTCAGGAACGGGGAGATTGTTTAG